Proteins from one Muntiacus reevesi chromosome X, mMunRee1.1, whole genome shotgun sequence genomic window:
- the LOC136154388 gene encoding melanoma-associated antigen B2-like: MPRRQKSKVPGQGKHHQARAKTQGLHDQATTSRGEETTSSSPPALESAPSSSSAAGTPMGPQGAQGMASAAAGAIPKRYGVGAAARSRSDVIGVGAEGQGQGGENSSQASAAAESSHTDPLSKQVPVLVQKLLYKYKVRELIERSEMLKAINKRYRGQFPEILRRASKHLEMVFGLVLKEVRPDSHSYILLSNLELSDSESISDWGLPKNGLLMTLLGVIYMNGHRLSEEDIWKVMNFLGIYDGRRHYIFGDTRKFLTEDLVREEYVEYRQVPGSDPPRYEFLWGPRALMESNKMKVLEFLAKVNDTVPATLLEHFEESSREEVESTSARAVASVGTSPSGRAGTSVWDTAGISVSAWDGRSAVSWAEHPASAMPGISGAASAGPSASASANTRATSSQSSRL, encoded by the exons ATGCCCCGTAGGCAGAAGAGTAAGGTCCCTGGTCAAGGGAAACATCACCAGGCCCGGGCTAAGACCCAGGGTCTTCATGATCAAGCCACCACATCTAGGGGAGAAGagaccacctcctcctcccctcctgcttTAGAGAGTGCTCCCTCAAGCTCCTCAGCTGCTGGCACCCCCATGGGGCCTCAGGGAGCCCAAGGCATGGCCAGTGCTGCTGCAGGTGCTATACCCAAAAGATATGGTGTCGGTGCTGCAGCACGCTCAAGATCTGATGTCA TTGGCGTAGGTGCTGAGGGCCAAGGTCAGGGAGGTGAAAATTCCTCCCAGGCCTCAGCTGCTGCTGAGAGCTCTCACACAGATCCTCTGAGCAAGCAGGTGCCGGTGTTGGTGCAGAAGCTGCTGTATAAGTATAAGGTGAGGGAGCTCATTGAGAGGTCAGAAATGCTGAAGGCAATCAATAAAAGGTACAGGGGGCAATTCCCTGAGATCCTCAGGAGAGCCTCTAAGCACTTAGAGATGGTGTTTGGCCTGGTCCTGAAGGAAGTCAGGCCCGACAGTCACTCCTATATCCTGTTGAGCAACCTAGAGCTCAGCGACAGTGAGTCTATAAGTGACTGGGGGCTGCCGAAGAATGGTCTTCTGATGACTCTTCTGGGTGTCATCTACATGAATGGCCACCGCCTCTCTGAGGAGGACATCTGGAAGGTCATGAATTTTCTGGGCATCTATGATGGAAGAAGGCACTACATCTTTGGAGATACCAGGAAGTTCCTCACAGAAGATCTGGTGCGGGAAGAGTACGTGGAGTACCGCCAGGTGCCAGGCAGCGATCCCCctcgctatgagttcctgtggggtccgaGAGCGCTCATGGAATCCAACAAGATGAAAGTCCTGGAGTTTTTGGCCAAAGTCAATGATACGGTCCCTGCTACCCTCCTGGAGCATTTTGAGGAGTCTTCCAGAGAGGAAGTAGAGAGCACCAGCGCCAGAGCTGTAGCCAGCGTTGGCACTTCTCCCTCGGGCAGGGCTGGCACGTCTGTCTGGGATACTGCAGGCATTTCTGTCTCGGCCTGGGATGGCCGTTCTGCTGTATCCTGGGCTGAGCATCCTGCCTCAGCCATGCCTGGCATTTCTGGTGCAGCCAGTGCTGGCCCTTCTGCCTCAGCCAGTGCCAACACTAGGGCCACATCCAGCCAGTCATCTCGCCTCTAG